Proteins from a single region of Ziziphus jujuba cultivar Dongzao chromosome 1, ASM3175591v1:
- the LOC107413870 gene encoding pentatricopeptide repeat-containing protein At3g54980, mitochondrial isoform X1 yields MRISLLSSPIPPLLRRFCLNPHSLSSLSQTPSSPDSKDRDFTPANVINTLLSHRSDPRSAFTYFKWAEKMRGFVKAIDVFCVLLHVLMGSPDTHGAARNLLNQYVSSDSGPSLVFVHNLVDCGERFGFESDSLVFCYLLNSYIRANRIEDAIDCFDKMIDCKIYPSVLYMNILLTALIRRNMFTEAQESYNKMVVRGIFGDQVTVHVMMRGFMKEGRFEEVENYFVEAKHRGVELDEATYDVVIQAVCKKPNSDSALRLLKEMRKTGWVPSEGAFTSVIGACVKQGNMVAALKLKDEMLTCGKPLNLVVATSLMKGYCAQGNLNGALDLFNKLDDDGLTPNRVTYAVLIEWCCKSENIEKAYELYTQMKLMGIQPNAYMVHSLLRGFLKSKSLHDASKLFDEAVEAGVANIFVYNNFLSWLCKEGKVNEAFGVWDGMIKKGVLPNVVSFNNMILGHCKQGNMDMAINLFLEMIERKLEPNVITYSILMDGYFAKGDTQCALDVFNQMMAVNLIPSDYTFNTIVDGLCKAGHTSEARDMLKKFMERGFVPKCMTYNSIIDGYTKEGAISSALAIYREMCEVGVTPNVVTCTSLINGFFKSNNINLALKMWNEMKSKGIELDVTAYGTLIDGFCKGKDMGHATELFTELLEVGLSPNAAIYNSMITGFRNIRNMEAALDWHKKMIDEGIPCDIKTYTTLIDGLLKDGKLLFASDLYSEMLSKGIAPDIKTYTALINGLCNKGQLENACKVLEEMALKSITPNVLIYNALIAGHFKEGNLQEAFRLHDEMLDKGLVPDDAIYDNLANGKFKAAINLSELHVPR; encoded by the coding sequence ATGAGAATTTCACTCCTTTCTTCGCCGATCCCTCCATTACTGCGCCGCTTTTGCTTAAACCcacactctctctcttctctttcacAAACCCCATCTTCCCCAGATTCCAAAGACCGCGACTTTACGCCAGCCAATGTCATAAACACTCTTCTAAGCCACAGGAGCGATCCAAGGTCGGCATTCACTTACTTCAAATGGGCTGAGAAAATGCGAGGCTTCGTCAAGGCTATTGATGTTTTCTGCGTGTTGCTCCACGTTTTGATGGGTTCGCCTGACACTCATGGGGCTGCCCGCAATTTGCTCAACCAGTACGTTTCCAGTGATTCTGGGCCGTCTCTTGTTTTCGTCCATAACTTGGTGGATTGCGGGGAAAGGTTTGGCTTCGAATCTGATTCGCTAGTATTTTGTTATTTGCTGAATAGTTATATTAGAGCTAACAGGATTGAAGATGCCATTGATTGTTTCGATAAGATGATTGATTGTAAGATATATCCTTCGGTTCTGTATATGAATATTCTCTTAACAGCATTGATTAGGAGAAACATGTTTACGGAAGCTCAAGAATCATATAACAAGATGGTTGTGAGAGGAATTTTCGGTGATCAGGTCACTGTGCATGTGATGATGCGTGGCTTTATGAAGGAAGGGAGGTTTGAGGAGGTAGAGAACTACTTTGTGGAGGCAAAGCATAGAGGTGTAGAACTTGATGAGGCAACTTACGATGTCGTTATTCAGGCTGTTTGTAAGAAACCCAATTCTGATTCCGCTTTGAGGCTTTTAAAGGAAATGAGAAAAACGGGTTGGGTTCCTTCTGAGGGTGCCTTTACTAGTGTCATTGGGGCTTGTGTGAAGCAGGGAAATATGGTAGCAGCATTGAAACTTAAGGATGAAATGCTGACTTGTGGAAAACCGTTGAATTTGGTGGTGGCAACAAGCTTGATGAAGGGTTACTGTGCGCAAGGCAACTTGAATGGTGCTTTAGATTTGTTCAATAAGTTAGATGATGATGGACTTACTCCAAACAGGGTTACGTATGCTGTCTTGATAGAGTGGTGCTGTAAGAGTGAAAACATTGAAAAGGCATATGAGCTATACACCCAAATGAAACTCATGGGTATACAGCCTAACGCCTATATGGTGCATTCTTTGTTGCGTGGATTTTTGAAATCCAAATCATTACATGATGCTTCTAAGCTATTTGATGAGGCAGTTGAGGCTGGTGTTGCAAACATTTTCgtgtataataattttttatcttggCTTTGTAAAGAGGGCAAAGTGAATGAAGCTTTTGGTGTATGGGATGGTATGATCAAGAAAGGTGTGTTGCCTAATGTAGTATCTTTTAACAACATGATACTTGGCCACTGCAAACAAGGGAATATGGATATGGCTATTAATCTATTCTTAGAGATGATTGAAAGGAAGTTAGAACCTAATGTGATTACATATTCTATTTTGATGGATGGGTATTTTGCAAAAGGTGATACTCAATGTGCTTTAGATGTCTTTAACCAAATGATGGCTGTAAATTTAATTCCTTCAGATTACACATTTAACACTATCGTTGATGGCTTATGCAAAGCTGGCCATACATCTGAGGCAAGGGATATGTTGAAGAAATTTATGGAGAGGGGTTTTGTTCCCAAATGTATGACGTACAATAGCATTATAGATGGATATACCAAGGAGGGTGCTATCAGCTCTGCACTTGCTATTTATAGAGAAATGTGTGAAGTAGGGGTTACTCCAAATGTTGTCACTTGCACCAGCTTGATTAATGgttttttcaaaagcaataaTATTAATCTTGCTTTGAAAATGTGGAATGAAATGAAAAGTAAGGGCATTGAATTAGATGTTACTGCATATGGTACTCTCATTGATGGATTTTGCAAAGGTAAAGACATGGGACATGCCACTGAGCTTTTTACTGAACTTCTTGAAGTTGGTCTATCACCAAATGCAGCCATTTACAACAGTATGATTACTGGATTTCGGAATATAAGAAACATGGAAGCAGCTCTTGACTGGCATAAGAAAATGATAGATGAAGGCATTCCTTGTGACATAAAAACATACACTACCTTAATTGATGGATTACTGAAAGATGGAAAGTTACTCTTTGCTTCAGATCTTTACTCAGAGATGCTTTCTAAGGGCATTGCACCTGATATCAAAACATATACAGCTCTGATAAATGGCCTTTGTAACAAAGGACAGCTAGAGAATGCTTGCAAGGTCTTGGAAGAGATGGCTTTGAAGAGTATCACCCCTAATGTTCTTATTTATAATGCCTTGATTGCAGGACACTTCAAGGAGGGGAATTTGCAAGAGGCTTTTAGGTTGCATGATGAGATGCTTGATAAAGGTCTTGTACCTGATGATGCAATTTATGATAATCTTGCAAATGGAAAGTTCAAAGCAGCAATAAACTTGTCAGAACTTCATGTGCCTAGATAA
- the LOC107414131 gene encoding DEAD-box ATP-dependent RNA helicase 1 isoform X3 translates to MSASLRNAHSVFFLASIPVWQETIGPGGFERDLCVNSPTGSGKTLAYALPIVQALSNRAVKCLRALIVLPTRDLALQVKEVFDKIAPAVGLSVGLAVGQSSIADEISQLIKRPKLEAGICYDPEDFSLDLRSSVDILVATPGRLMDHINSTEGFTLEHLCYLVVDETDRLLREAYQSWLPTVLQLTRFSDEGFFPCAHTFRPSLFGSLKTIRRSGVERGFKGKSYPRLVKMVLSATLTQDPSKLAQLDLHHPLLLTTGKMRYQLPGKLESYELVCESKLKPLYLVALLQNLGGEKCIVFTSSVESTHRLCTLLNFFHDLPFKVQEYSGLQRQAVRSKTLRRFREGEIQVLVSSDAMTRGMDVEGVRSIINYDMPMYIKTYIHRAGRTARAGQTGRCFTLLRKDEVKHFKKLLRKADNNSCAVYSVPSSSIESLRSIYTSALEKLKETVEMEASKKPKVGFKSSSRERT, encoded by the exons ATGTCAGCCTCTTTGAGGAATGCACACTCAGTCTTCTTCCTTGCCTCGATCCCAG TTTGGCAAGAGACAATCGGGCCCGGAGGTTTTGAGCGTGACCTCTGTGTTAATTCACCCACTGGCAGCGGAAAAACTTTAGCTTATGCTTTGCCAATTGTGCAGGCATTGTCCAATCGCGCTGTTAAATGCCTGCGTGCTCTAATTGTGTTGCCTACTCGTGATTTGGCATTGCAG GTCAAAGAGGTTTTTGATAAGATTGCACCTGCAGTGGGCTTATCTGTTGGTCTGGCCGTTGGTCAATCCTCAATAGCTGATGAAATTTCTCAGCTAATCAAGAGGCCTAAACTTGAGGCGGGTATTTGTTATGACCCAGAAGATTTTTCACTTGATTTGCGAAGTTCAGTGGATATATTGGTGGCAACCCCTGGAAGGCTGATGGACCATATTAATTCAACGGAGGGATTTACACTTGAGCATCTGTGTTACCTT GTTGTTGATGAAACAGATCGTCTGCTCAGGGAAGCATACCAGTCTTGGCTACCTACTGTGCTTCAATTAACTCGCTTTAGTGATGAAGGTTTCTTTCCTTGTGCTCACACTTTTCGACCTTCTTTGTTCGGTTCCTTAAAAACCATACGGAGATC GGGTGTTGAGAGGGGGTTTAAGGGTAAAAGTTACCCCAGGCTTGTGAAGATGGTTCTTTCAGCAACTCTGACCCAGGATCCAAGCAAGCTTGCTCAGCTTGATCTACATCACCCTTTATTATTAACAACTGGAAAAATGCGTTATCAACTTCCAGGAAAATTAGAATCCTACGAACTG GTTTGTGAATCAAAACTCAAACCGTTATATTTGGTTGCGCTTCTGCAAAATTTAGGAGGAGAGAAGTGCATTGTTTTTACATCATCTGTGGAGTCAACTCATCGTCTTTGCACCTTACTGAATTTCTTTCATGATTTGCCTTTCAAGGTCCAGGAGTATTCAGGCCTTCAACGGCAGGCTGTAAGAAG CAAGACATTGAGACGATTCCGGGAAGGGGAGATCCAAGTACTTGTTTCATCTGATGCAATGACTCGTGGAATGGATGTAGAAGGGGTGAGAAGCATTATTAATTACGATATGCCTATGtacataaaaacatatattcatCGGGCAGGGAGGACTGCAAGAGCTGGACAGACTGGACGCTGCTTCACTTTGCTGCGTAAAGATGAG GTTAAGCATTTCAAAAAGCTGTTGCGGAAAGCGGACAATAACTCTTGCGCTGTTTACTCTGTTCCTTCAAGTTCTATTGAATCACTGCGCTCTATTTATACATCTG CACTTGAGAAATTGAAAGAAACAGTTGAAATGGAAGCATCCAAGAAGCCTAAAGTTGGTTTCAAGTCTTCTAGCAGGGAAAGGACGTAA
- the LOC107414131 gene encoding DEAD-box ATP-dependent RNA helicase 1 isoform X2, with protein sequence MADQQKVKSVPVLPWMRNPIDVSLFEECTLSLLPCLDPRLNEALQNMGISSLFPVQVAVWQETIGPGGFERDLCVNSPTGSGKTLAYALPIVQALSNRAVKCLRALIVLPTRDLALQVKEVFDKIAPAVGLSVGLAVGQSSIADEISQLIKRPKLEAGICYDPEDFSLDLRSSVDILVATPGRLMDHINSTEGFTLEHLCYLVVDETDRLLREAYQSWLPTVLQLTRFSDEGFFPCAHTFRPSLFGSLKTIRRSGVERGFKGKSYPRLVKMVLSATLTQDPSKLAQLDLHHPLLLTTGKMRYQLPGKLESYELVCESKLKPLYLVALLQNLGGEKCIVFTSSVESTHRLCTLLNFFHDLPFKVQEYSGLQRQAVRSKTLRRFREGEIQVLVSSDAMTRGMDVEGVRSIINYDMPMYIKTYIHRAGRTARAGQTGRCFTLLRKDEPYVQLGSSFAVSVGCAANELCPKLG encoded by the exons ATGGCAGACCAACAGAAGGTAAAGAGCGTGCCGGTACTGCCATGGATGCGTAACCCAATTGATGTCAGCCTCTTTGAGGAATGCACACTCAGTCTTCTTCCTTGCCTCGATCCCAG GTTGAATGAGGCTTTGCAGAACATGGGTATATCCTCACTCTTTCCGGTTCAAGTTGCAGTTTGGCAAGAGACAATCGGGCCCGGAGGTTTTGAGCGTGACCTCTGTGTTAATTCACCCACTGGCAGCGGAAAAACTTTAGCTTATGCTTTGCCAATTGTGCAGGCATTGTCCAATCGCGCTGTTAAATGCCTGCGTGCTCTAATTGTGTTGCCTACTCGTGATTTGGCATTGCAG GTCAAAGAGGTTTTTGATAAGATTGCACCTGCAGTGGGCTTATCTGTTGGTCTGGCCGTTGGTCAATCCTCAATAGCTGATGAAATTTCTCAGCTAATCAAGAGGCCTAAACTTGAGGCGGGTATTTGTTATGACCCAGAAGATTTTTCACTTGATTTGCGAAGTTCAGTGGATATATTGGTGGCAACCCCTGGAAGGCTGATGGACCATATTAATTCAACGGAGGGATTTACACTTGAGCATCTGTGTTACCTT GTTGTTGATGAAACAGATCGTCTGCTCAGGGAAGCATACCAGTCTTGGCTACCTACTGTGCTTCAATTAACTCGCTTTAGTGATGAAGGTTTCTTTCCTTGTGCTCACACTTTTCGACCTTCTTTGTTCGGTTCCTTAAAAACCATACGGAGATC GGGTGTTGAGAGGGGGTTTAAGGGTAAAAGTTACCCCAGGCTTGTGAAGATGGTTCTTTCAGCAACTCTGACCCAGGATCCAAGCAAGCTTGCTCAGCTTGATCTACATCACCCTTTATTATTAACAACTGGAAAAATGCGTTATCAACTTCCAGGAAAATTAGAATCCTACGAACTG GTTTGTGAATCAAAACTCAAACCGTTATATTTGGTTGCGCTTCTGCAAAATTTAGGAGGAGAGAAGTGCATTGTTTTTACATCATCTGTGGAGTCAACTCATCGTCTTTGCACCTTACTGAATTTCTTTCATGATTTGCCTTTCAAGGTCCAGGAGTATTCAGGCCTTCAACGGCAGGCTGTAAGAAG CAAGACATTGAGACGATTCCGGGAAGGGGAGATCCAAGTACTTGTTTCATCTGATGCAATGACTCGTGGAATGGATGTAGAAGGGGTGAGAAGCATTATTAATTACGATATGCCTATGtacataaaaacatatattcatCGGGCAGGGAGGACTGCAAGAGCTGGACAGACTGGACGCTGCTTCACTTTGCTGCGTAAAGATGAG CCCTATGTCCAGCTTGGAAGTAGCTTTGCAGTTTCAGTTGGCTGCGCGGCCAATGAGCTCTGTCCAAAACTGGGATGA
- the LOC107413870 gene encoding pentatricopeptide repeat-containing protein At3g54980, mitochondrial isoform X2, with amino-acid sequence MGLPAICSTSTFPVILGRLLFSSITWWIAGKALIRRNMFTEAQESYNKMVVRGIFGDQVTVHVMMRGFMKEGRFEEVENYFVEAKHRGVELDEATYDVVIQAVCKKPNSDSALRLLKEMRKTGWVPSEGAFTSVIGACVKQGNMVAALKLKDEMLTCGKPLNLVVATSLMKGYCAQGNLNGALDLFNKLDDDGLTPNRVTYAVLIEWCCKSENIEKAYELYTQMKLMGIQPNAYMVHSLLRGFLKSKSLHDASKLFDEAVEAGVANIFVYNNFLSWLCKEGKVNEAFGVWDGMIKKGVLPNVVSFNNMILGHCKQGNMDMAINLFLEMIERKLEPNVITYSILMDGYFAKGDTQCALDVFNQMMAVNLIPSDYTFNTIVDGLCKAGHTSEARDMLKKFMERGFVPKCMTYNSIIDGYTKEGAISSALAIYREMCEVGVTPNVVTCTSLINGFFKSNNINLALKMWNEMKSKGIELDVTAYGTLIDGFCKGKDMGHATELFTELLEVGLSPNAAIYNSMITGFRNIRNMEAALDWHKKMIDEGIPCDIKTYTTLIDGLLKDGKLLFASDLYSEMLSKGIAPDIKTYTALINGLCNKGQLENACKVLEEMALKSITPNVLIYNALIAGHFKEGNLQEAFRLHDEMLDKGLVPDDAIYDNLANGKFKAAINLSELHVPR; translated from the exons ATGGGGCTGCCCGCAATTTGCTCAACCAGTACGTTTCCAGTGATTCTGGGCCGTCTCTTGTTTTCGTCCATAACTTGGTGGATTGCGGGGAAAG CATTGATTAGGAGAAACATGTTTACGGAAGCTCAAGAATCATATAACAAGATGGTTGTGAGAGGAATTTTCGGTGATCAGGTCACTGTGCATGTGATGATGCGTGGCTTTATGAAGGAAGGGAGGTTTGAGGAGGTAGAGAACTACTTTGTGGAGGCAAAGCATAGAGGTGTAGAACTTGATGAGGCAACTTACGATGTCGTTATTCAGGCTGTTTGTAAGAAACCCAATTCTGATTCCGCTTTGAGGCTTTTAAAGGAAATGAGAAAAACGGGTTGGGTTCCTTCTGAGGGTGCCTTTACTAGTGTCATTGGGGCTTGTGTGAAGCAGGGAAATATGGTAGCAGCATTGAAACTTAAGGATGAAATGCTGACTTGTGGAAAACCGTTGAATTTGGTGGTGGCAACAAGCTTGATGAAGGGTTACTGTGCGCAAGGCAACTTGAATGGTGCTTTAGATTTGTTCAATAAGTTAGATGATGATGGACTTACTCCAAACAGGGTTACGTATGCTGTCTTGATAGAGTGGTGCTGTAAGAGTGAAAACATTGAAAAGGCATATGAGCTATACACCCAAATGAAACTCATGGGTATACAGCCTAACGCCTATATGGTGCATTCTTTGTTGCGTGGATTTTTGAAATCCAAATCATTACATGATGCTTCTAAGCTATTTGATGAGGCAGTTGAGGCTGGTGTTGCAAACATTTTCgtgtataataattttttatcttggCTTTGTAAAGAGGGCAAAGTGAATGAAGCTTTTGGTGTATGGGATGGTATGATCAAGAAAGGTGTGTTGCCTAATGTAGTATCTTTTAACAACATGATACTTGGCCACTGCAAACAAGGGAATATGGATATGGCTATTAATCTATTCTTAGAGATGATTGAAAGGAAGTTAGAACCTAATGTGATTACATATTCTATTTTGATGGATGGGTATTTTGCAAAAGGTGATACTCAATGTGCTTTAGATGTCTTTAACCAAATGATGGCTGTAAATTTAATTCCTTCAGATTACACATTTAACACTATCGTTGATGGCTTATGCAAAGCTGGCCATACATCTGAGGCAAGGGATATGTTGAAGAAATTTATGGAGAGGGGTTTTGTTCCCAAATGTATGACGTACAATAGCATTATAGATGGATATACCAAGGAGGGTGCTATCAGCTCTGCACTTGCTATTTATAGAGAAATGTGTGAAGTAGGGGTTACTCCAAATGTTGTCACTTGCACCAGCTTGATTAATGgttttttcaaaagcaataaTATTAATCTTGCTTTGAAAATGTGGAATGAAATGAAAAGTAAGGGCATTGAATTAGATGTTACTGCATATGGTACTCTCATTGATGGATTTTGCAAAGGTAAAGACATGGGACATGCCACTGAGCTTTTTACTGAACTTCTTGAAGTTGGTCTATCACCAAATGCAGCCATTTACAACAGTATGATTACTGGATTTCGGAATATAAGAAACATGGAAGCAGCTCTTGACTGGCATAAGAAAATGATAGATGAAGGCATTCCTTGTGACATAAAAACATACACTACCTTAATTGATGGATTACTGAAAGATGGAAAGTTACTCTTTGCTTCAGATCTTTACTCAGAGATGCTTTCTAAGGGCATTGCACCTGATATCAAAACATATACAGCTCTGATAAATGGCCTTTGTAACAAAGGACAGCTAGAGAATGCTTGCAAGGTCTTGGAAGAGATGGCTTTGAAGAGTATCACCCCTAATGTTCTTATTTATAATGCCTTGATTGCAGGACACTTCAAGGAGGGGAATTTGCAAGAGGCTTTTAGGTTGCATGATGAGATGCTTGATAAAGGTCTTGTACCTGATGATGCAATTTATGATAATCTTGCAAATGGAAAGTTCAAAGCAGCAATAAACTTGTCAGAACTTCATGTGCCTAGATAA
- the LOC107413845 gene encoding uncharacterized protein LOC107413845, translating to MANTRIARFITEVAPPQFVSVMRHRTSKVMDTINEEERDDSLASFSKGSSPTSAPTCSSSATSGSVSNYSACSSSATSGSVSNYYFLKEMRRSFPIFNH from the coding sequence ATGGCTAACACTCGCATAGCAAGGTTCATCACTGAGGTTGCACCACCACAGTTTGTGAGTGTCATGAGGCACAGAACATCCAAGGTGATGGACACTATTAATGAAGAGGAGAGAGATGACTCTCTCGCTTCATTTTCCAAAGGTTCCTCACCAACCTCAGCACCTACTTGTTCTTCTTCTGCTACTTCTGGTAGTGTTTCCAACTATTCTGCTTGTTCTTCTTCTGCTACTTCTGGTAGTGTTTCAAACTACTACTTTCTCAAGGAAATGCGCAGATCATTTCCCATCTTCAATCATTAA
- the LOC107414131 gene encoding DEAD-box ATP-dependent RNA helicase 1 isoform X1, whose amino-acid sequence MADQQKVKSVPVLPWMRNPIDVSLFEECTLSLLPCLDPRLNEALQNMGISSLFPVQVAVWQETIGPGGFERDLCVNSPTGSGKTLAYALPIVQALSNRAVKCLRALIVLPTRDLALQVKEVFDKIAPAVGLSVGLAVGQSSIADEISQLIKRPKLEAGICYDPEDFSLDLRSSVDILVATPGRLMDHINSTEGFTLEHLCYLVVDETDRLLREAYQSWLPTVLQLTRFSDEGFFPCAHTFRPSLFGSLKTIRRSGVERGFKGKSYPRLVKMVLSATLTQDPSKLAQLDLHHPLLLTTGKMRYQLPGKLESYELVCESKLKPLYLVALLQNLGGEKCIVFTSSVESTHRLCTLLNFFHDLPFKVQEYSGLQRQAVRSKTLRRFREGEIQVLVSSDAMTRGMDVEGVRSIINYDMPMYIKTYIHRAGRTARAGQTGRCFTLLRKDEVKHFKKLLRKADNNSCAVYSVPSSSIESLRSIYTSALEKLKETVEMEASKKPKVGFKSSSRERT is encoded by the exons ATGGCAGACCAACAGAAGGTAAAGAGCGTGCCGGTACTGCCATGGATGCGTAACCCAATTGATGTCAGCCTCTTTGAGGAATGCACACTCAGTCTTCTTCCTTGCCTCGATCCCAG GTTGAATGAGGCTTTGCAGAACATGGGTATATCCTCACTCTTTCCGGTTCAAGTTGCAGTTTGGCAAGAGACAATCGGGCCCGGAGGTTTTGAGCGTGACCTCTGTGTTAATTCACCCACTGGCAGCGGAAAAACTTTAGCTTATGCTTTGCCAATTGTGCAGGCATTGTCCAATCGCGCTGTTAAATGCCTGCGTGCTCTAATTGTGTTGCCTACTCGTGATTTGGCATTGCAG GTCAAAGAGGTTTTTGATAAGATTGCACCTGCAGTGGGCTTATCTGTTGGTCTGGCCGTTGGTCAATCCTCAATAGCTGATGAAATTTCTCAGCTAATCAAGAGGCCTAAACTTGAGGCGGGTATTTGTTATGACCCAGAAGATTTTTCACTTGATTTGCGAAGTTCAGTGGATATATTGGTGGCAACCCCTGGAAGGCTGATGGACCATATTAATTCAACGGAGGGATTTACACTTGAGCATCTGTGTTACCTT GTTGTTGATGAAACAGATCGTCTGCTCAGGGAAGCATACCAGTCTTGGCTACCTACTGTGCTTCAATTAACTCGCTTTAGTGATGAAGGTTTCTTTCCTTGTGCTCACACTTTTCGACCTTCTTTGTTCGGTTCCTTAAAAACCATACGGAGATC GGGTGTTGAGAGGGGGTTTAAGGGTAAAAGTTACCCCAGGCTTGTGAAGATGGTTCTTTCAGCAACTCTGACCCAGGATCCAAGCAAGCTTGCTCAGCTTGATCTACATCACCCTTTATTATTAACAACTGGAAAAATGCGTTATCAACTTCCAGGAAAATTAGAATCCTACGAACTG GTTTGTGAATCAAAACTCAAACCGTTATATTTGGTTGCGCTTCTGCAAAATTTAGGAGGAGAGAAGTGCATTGTTTTTACATCATCTGTGGAGTCAACTCATCGTCTTTGCACCTTACTGAATTTCTTTCATGATTTGCCTTTCAAGGTCCAGGAGTATTCAGGCCTTCAACGGCAGGCTGTAAGAAG CAAGACATTGAGACGATTCCGGGAAGGGGAGATCCAAGTACTTGTTTCATCTGATGCAATGACTCGTGGAATGGATGTAGAAGGGGTGAGAAGCATTATTAATTACGATATGCCTATGtacataaaaacatatattcatCGGGCAGGGAGGACTGCAAGAGCTGGACAGACTGGACGCTGCTTCACTTTGCTGCGTAAAGATGAG GTTAAGCATTTCAAAAAGCTGTTGCGGAAAGCGGACAATAACTCTTGCGCTGTTTACTCTGTTCCTTCAAGTTCTATTGAATCACTGCGCTCTATTTATACATCTG CACTTGAGAAATTGAAAGAAACAGTTGAAATGGAAGCATCCAAGAAGCCTAAAGTTGGTTTCAAGTCTTCTAGCAGGGAAAGGACGTAA